From Erigeron canadensis isolate Cc75 chromosome 8, C_canadensis_v1, whole genome shotgun sequence, one genomic window encodes:
- the LOC122609986 gene encoding 2-alkenal reductase (NADP(+)-dependent)-like, with product MTEVAVVRNKQVILKDHVDGYPKESDLVVNSDATIRLELPKNEAGLILTKNLYLSCDPYMRSRMRSKMEGSYTSSFIPGAPISGYGVAKVLDSTHPDFKKGDLISGLINWEEYSMITNPQLLIKIQHTDIPLSYYTGILGMAGMTAYAGFYEVCSPKKGDTVFVSAASGAVGQLVGQFAKLYGCYVVGSAGSKDKVDLLTNKFGFDAAFNYKDVQDLNATLKSYFPDGIDIYFDNVGGKMLDEVLRNMRIHGCIAVCGMISQYNLEQHQGIENLIFIILKRVRMEGFLVLDYYHLYPKFLDTILPLIREGKITYVEDTVEGLENAPAALIGLFSGKNVGKQVVAIAHE from the exons ATGACAGAGGTGGCGGTTGTGAGAAATAAGCAAGTCATACTCAAGGACCACGTGGATGGATACCCGAAAGAATCTGACTTGGTGGTAAATTCTGATGCCACCATTCGTTTAGAGCTACCTAAGAACGAAGCCGGCCTCATATTAACAAAGAATCTCTATCTGTCATGTGATCCTTACATGAGAAGTCGCATGAGAAGTAAGATGGAAGGAAGTTACACATCTTCTTTCATTCCAGGCGCG CCTATATCCGGATATGGAGTTGCTAAAGTTCTGGATTCGACTCATCCTGACTTCAAGAAAGGCGACTTGATATCAGGACTCATTAACTGGGAAGAATATAGCATGATCACAAATCCACAGTTGTTGATAAAGATTCAACATACGGATATCCCTCTTTCCTACTATACTGGAATCCTCG GTATGGCTGGAATGACTGCGTACGCTGGTTTTTATGAAGTTTGTTCTCCAAAGAAAGGAGACACGGTGTTCGTGTCAGCAGCATCTGGGGCTGTTGGTCAGCTCGTAGGCCAATTTGCAAAACTCTATGGTTGTTATGTTGTTGGAAGTGCCGGATCCAAAGATAAG GTTGATCTACTTACAAATAAATTTGGGTTTGATGCGGCATTTAACTACAAAGACGTGCAAGATCTCAATGCCACTTTAAAGAG CTACTTTCCGGATGGTATTGATATTTACTTTGACAACGTTGGTGGAAAGATGCTTGATGAAGTATTGCGCAACATGAGGATTCACGGTTGCATTGCTGTATGCGGGATGATTTCACAGTACAACCTTGAACAACACCAAGGCATAGAAAACCTCATTTTCATTATCTTGAAACGTGTTCGAATGGAAGGGTTCTTGGTTCTTGATTACTATCACTTATATCCTAAATTCTTGGACACCATTTTGCCTCTCATTCGAGAAGGTAAGATAACATACGTCGAAGACACTGTAGAAGGTCTTGAGAATGCTCCAGCTGCACTCATCGGCTTGTTTTCAGGCAAAAATGTTGGGAAACAGGTTGTTGCCATAGCTCATGAGTAA